In Pseudoduganella albidiflava, a single window of DNA contains:
- a CDS encoding gluconate 2-dehydrogenase subunit 3 family protein, whose translation MNRGEQGPQEPSDAPHANALSSGARPAGSHAGRLYPENARRSALLRIGALCGLALSGDVLAAVTAPAGNGAPELLTRDELALTGVLAELIIPQTDTPGALAVGAHRTIDHLLKACVPKRDQADFRAGLARIEEAALAQGGKRFGALPQARQVALLHAIDNGAAPFKGTDQHFFRQLKSYVAFAYYTSEAGASKELAYLPFPGGYTGSIKVTRSTRTWAI comes from the coding sequence ATGAACCGTGGAGAACAAGGGCCGCAAGAGCCCTCCGACGCACCACACGCCAATGCACTGTCCTCTGGTGCACGCCCGGCAGGCTCGCATGCCGGGCGCTTGTATCCCGAGAATGCACGCCGTTCCGCCCTGCTCCGCATCGGTGCGCTGTGCGGGCTGGCCCTGTCCGGCGATGTCCTCGCCGCCGTCACGGCACCCGCCGGCAACGGCGCGCCGGAGCTGCTGACGCGCGACGAGCTGGCGCTGACCGGCGTGCTGGCCGAGCTGATCATCCCTCAGACCGACACGCCGGGTGCGCTGGCGGTCGGTGCCCACCGCACCATCGACCACCTGCTCAAGGCCTGCGTGCCGAAACGCGACCAGGCCGACTTCCGCGCCGGCCTGGCGCGCATCGAGGAAGCCGCGCTGGCCCAGGGCGGCAAGCGCTTCGGCGCCCTGCCGCAAGCCCGGCAAGTGGCGCTGCTGCACGCCATTGACAATGGCGCGGCCCCCTTCAAGGGAACGGACCAGCATTTCTTCCGCCAGCTGAAGAGCTACGTGGCGTTCGCCTACTACACGTCCGAGGCGGGCGCGTCGAAGGAACTGGCCTACCTGCCCTTCCCCGGCGGCTACACCGGCAGCATCAAAGTCACCCGATCCACGCGCACCTGGGCAATCTGA
- a CDS encoding AraC family transcriptional regulator, which translates to MSTIVLGRGVVVSQGTREERLQDGPHAGAQRTSHPGHAGRDAPRAAAQAECANFFTAHGISKPSALFDTLSDTYYFAKNRAGQFVWGNRLLQEQHDLGDVNDILGKTDHDFFRRDIADRIRADDLSVIERGVTVKNKLEVLGSESGELTWLFTTKAPIRDRHGEIVGIEGFSRDVKRSQDVIAPFHEFRACIEYLQAHMMETISIEHLARLSCMSLSTFERKFKQHFSLTPKQYILHLKVQEACRLLPQVNNIARVAAETGFGGQSYFTKQFRTVVGITPKQYQLALAGRGTSVRRPRLAPA; encoded by the coding sequence ATGAGCACCATCGTCCTTGGCCGGGGAGTCGTCGTATCCCAGGGCACTCGCGAGGAGCGCCTGCAAGACGGACCGCACGCCGGCGCGCAGCGGACATCGCACCCCGGCCACGCCGGCCGGGACGCGCCGCGTGCCGCCGCACAGGCGGAATGTGCCAATTTTTTTACCGCGCATGGCATCTCCAAGCCCAGCGCATTGTTCGACACGCTGTCCGACACGTACTACTTCGCCAAGAACCGCGCCGGCCAGTTCGTGTGGGGCAACCGGCTGCTGCAGGAACAACATGACCTGGGCGACGTGAACGACATCCTCGGCAAGACCGACCATGACTTCTTCCGCCGCGACATCGCCGACCGTATCCGCGCCGACGACCTGTCGGTGATCGAGCGTGGCGTCACCGTCAAAAACAAGCTCGAAGTGCTGGGCAGCGAAAGCGGCGAGCTGACCTGGCTGTTCACGACGAAGGCGCCGATCCGCGACCGGCACGGCGAGATCGTCGGCATCGAGGGGTTCTCGCGCGACGTCAAGCGCTCGCAGGATGTCATCGCGCCCTTCCACGAATTCCGCGCCTGCATCGAATACCTGCAGGCGCACATGATGGAAACCATCAGCATCGAGCACCTGGCGCGCCTGTCCTGCATGTCGCTGTCGACTTTCGAACGCAAATTCAAGCAGCATTTTTCGCTGACGCCGAAACAGTACATCCTGCACCTGAAGGTACAGGAAGCCTGCCGCCTGCTGCCGCAAGTGAACAACATCGCCCGCGTGGCGGCGGAGACAGGGTTCGGCGGCCAGAGCTACTTCACCAAACAGTTCCGCACGGTGGTCGGCATCACGCCGAAGCAGTACCAGCTGGCGCTGGCCGGCCGGGGCACCAGCGTGCGCCGCCCGCGCCTGGCCCCGGCCTGA
- a CDS encoding 3-keto-disaccharide hydrolase — MTPILRSARIGLFTAAIALCAPALAFDGGWKSLFNGKDLTGWTTWVSMQPTSDNMKTPTTIRGANSDPKKVFSVVDGMLRVSGEEWGGVHTTGEYANFHLKFDVKWGEKKWFPRLDAPRDSGLLYYGVGPEGAQSGHWMRSHEFQIQEGDCGDYHSLDGVTVDARVGDANQGDWKFFRYEPSLPLRTGLAARILKKGNYEKPSGEWNTMEVIADGKTLIHIVNGHEVFRGENSLQKVDGKTVPLARGKFSIQSEGAETFYRNIMVKQLDGPAAVAKF; from the coding sequence ATGACCCCGATCCTCCGTTCCGCCCGTATTGGCCTGTTCACCGCCGCCATCGCCCTCTGCGCGCCCGCGCTTGCCTTCGACGGCGGGTGGAAATCGCTCTTCAACGGGAAGGACCTGACCGGCTGGACGACCTGGGTCAGCATGCAGCCCACCTCGGACAACATGAAGACGCCGACCACGATCCGCGGCGCCAACAGCGATCCGAAGAAGGTGTTCTCGGTGGTCGACGGCATGCTGCGCGTTTCCGGCGAAGAGTGGGGCGGGGTGCACACCACGGGCGAATACGCCAATTTCCACCTGAAGTTCGACGTGAAGTGGGGCGAAAAGAAATGGTTCCCGCGGCTGGACGCGCCGCGCGATAGCGGCCTGCTGTACTACGGTGTCGGCCCGGAAGGCGCGCAGAGCGGCCACTGGATGCGCAGCCATGAATTCCAGATCCAGGAAGGCGACTGCGGCGACTATCACAGCCTCGATGGCGTGACGGTCGACGCCCGCGTGGGCGACGCCAACCAGGGCGACTGGAAGTTCTTCCGCTACGAACCGTCGCTGCCGCTGCGCACCGGCCTGGCCGCGCGCATCCTCAAGAAAGGCAACTACGAGAAGCCGTCCGGCGAGTGGAACACGATGGAAGTGATCGCCGACGGGAAGACGCTGATCCATATCGTCAATGGCCATGAAGTGTTCCGCGGCGAGAATTCGCTGCAGAAGGTGGATGGCAAGACGGTGCCGCTGGCGCGCGGCAAGTTCTCGATCCAGTCGGAAGGCGCCGAGACGTTCTACCGGAACATCATGGTGAAGCAGCTGGACGGGCCGGCGGCGGTGGCGAAGTTCTGA
- a CDS encoding NAD(P)-binding protein: protein MSLSSETVRIAIVGGGVAGLSTAYYLQKHCPGPLSIDIFEKKAALGGNAETVLVDLGDRVDADGPNRAYLRWADLGVNDVNLATYHLLKQVMDDIGYLQNMKPLQDTTSYFSGDGSLALTDDSALTTGVTDPRFSVAGADDGLLGLLIAVVHRAAIDLLPDITPDYTVGEFFQRCIETPQQMLAAAALQLKVHVDWSDPALPPCLQRVRDDIYYPRISAMYFADERGPQVMPLLAPFEYYQLQEGGVAPDRRYFDMGAQTWLEALASWLTAGHRRDAAVRLHTDAAVHVTVNPGQVTLAREGLPDATFDLCVMATHADDAARIVAFGDGVAAAGAQLRQVLESIDYTFGYAVCHTYDGVMPPSRNIWRTYNVLKRSRADSVFPYRMSYVCPLHQNDPVNPPYNQAGLPQFFVSLVDDLNRIPVDTMLDRVQGTGRVHPRLFAALPRATQRSLQHEAVRGGYHPAEYGRAHPMGSRLAGKAWTMFKHNVLDAACYRAQHAIAAYNQATAVAFSSAGKVQCPLLFAGGWTNGAGLQEQCLQQSRQLVMWLGMASEATEPAADTGSAVA from the coding sequence ATGTCCCTGTCCAGTGAAACGGTCCGCATCGCCATTGTCGGTGGCGGCGTGGCCGGATTGTCCACCGCGTATTACCTGCAAAAGCATTGCCCCGGGCCGCTCTCGATCGACATCTTCGAGAAGAAGGCGGCGCTCGGCGGGAATGCCGAGACCGTGCTTGTCGACCTGGGCGACCGGGTCGATGCCGATGGTCCGAACCGGGCCTACCTGCGCTGGGCGGACCTGGGTGTCAACGATGTCAACCTCGCCACGTACCATCTGCTGAAGCAGGTGATGGACGACATCGGCTATCTGCAGAACATGAAGCCGCTGCAGGATACGACCAGCTACTTCAGCGGCGACGGGAGCCTGGCATTGACGGACGACTCGGCACTCACGACAGGCGTCACCGATCCCCGTTTCAGCGTGGCCGGTGCCGACGACGGCCTGCTCGGGCTGCTCATCGCCGTGGTGCACCGTGCCGCCATCGATCTCCTACCAGACATTACGCCCGACTACACGGTGGGCGAATTCTTCCAGCGTTGCATTGAAACGCCGCAGCAGATGCTGGCCGCGGCGGCGCTGCAGTTGAAGGTGCATGTCGACTGGAGCGACCCGGCGCTGCCGCCGTGCCTGCAGCGCGTGCGCGACGACATATACTATCCACGCATCTCGGCGATGTATTTCGCCGACGAGCGCGGCCCGCAGGTGATGCCGTTGCTCGCGCCGTTCGAGTACTACCAGCTGCAGGAAGGCGGCGTGGCGCCCGACCGGCGCTACTTCGACATGGGCGCCCAGACCTGGCTCGAGGCACTTGCCTCATGGTTGACCGCCGGACATCGTCGTGACGCGGCCGTGCGGCTACATACGGATGCGGCGGTGCACGTGACCGTCAATCCCGGCCAGGTCACGCTGGCGCGCGAGGGCCTGCCCGACGCGACGTTCGACCTGTGCGTCATGGCCACGCACGCCGACGACGCTGCCCGCATCGTCGCGTTCGGCGACGGCGTCGCCGCGGCTGGCGCGCAGCTGCGGCAGGTGCTCGAAAGCATCGACTACACATTCGGCTATGCCGTCTGCCATACCTATGACGGCGTGATGCCGCCCAGCCGGAATATCTGGCGCACCTACAATGTACTCAAACGCAGCCGGGCGGACAGCGTCTTTCCATACCGGATGAGCTATGTGTGCCCGCTGCACCAGAACGATCCGGTCAATCCGCCCTACAACCAAGCGGGCCTGCCGCAGTTTTTCGTGTCGCTGGTCGATGACCTGAACCGCATCCCGGTCGATACCATGCTGGACCGCGTGCAGGGCACCGGGCGCGTCCACCCGCGGCTGTTCGCTGCCTTGCCGCGCGCGACCCAGCGCAGCCTGCAACATGAGGCGGTGCGCGGTGGCTACCATCCAGCCGAGTACGGGCGGGCGCACCCGATGGGCTCACGGCTGGCTGGCAAGGCCTGGACCATGTTCAAGCATAACGTGCTGGACGCCGCCTGCTACCGGGCACAGCACGCAATCGCCGCGTACAATCAGGCGACCGCCGTGGCGTTCAGCAGCGCGGGCAAGGTCCAGTGCCCGCTGCTGTTTGCTGGAGGATGGACCAACGGCGCCGGGTTGCAAGAGCAATGCCTGCAGCAGTCCCGGCAGCTGGTGATGTGGCTCGGCATGGCTAGCGAAGCAACGGAGCCTGCCGCGGATACAGGTTCAGCCGTGGCATGA
- a CDS encoding ATP-binding protein — protein MDTAQQHDFRAVQDGRVTLDARRLKALRQQRGLSQEALARLCFEQRLCVSIASIKRAETSKSVLYRTASHLARVFGSDIEALVAGPQEQQQASAPDAGADQEVRSVVILELPSAPLPEETLAAIRQLVLQFGGSLAAHGLAVFGLPKAYRSDALRCVQCAVELAQLLRGRHATLLIGSGDWPPPERRPTAALPDTPGDGALFGPGTVLVERSLSLQLRERFVFAPSLAMPGHVRLLHSCHSERVAQYPLIGRYVEIGQFKAALDSTQTYQTGHICYLRGVAGIGKSRLMSEFIEIAEQGQFDCHVASVLDFGQEGDAAPLRMLARNLFALPRSTANAGFQLGEQMRRLQLDEALTVHYHALLGLAPPPDLATVYAAMTHATRRQFQVAALRQLIMRRAIERPVLLAVEDIHWGNAELLETLGELLQDVQEAPVIWLLSSRFEQDPLESTLRPYLNGSPLTVCDLPALRNTEAQTLAMQFGSQDADFHAQCIASAQGNPLFLTQLLQAGRSGGVPSSLKNLVQTKLDQLPAPCRTALRAASALGQRFSLDLLRQLTGDPACDMDLPLRHHLVRRLARDEYLFVHDLVMQRIYESLPERQRTGLHAAIGALYAGRDAVLSAQHYHRARHPAAPAAFLAAIREQMAAYQYFRALELIRQCQEVDYAGRDDFELCLLSGRCHAKMGETQRAKACFADARMLAPDDRRRIAAVIGLAQTLNVLEDMTAEEALLDETIPLAVACGDDAGLAELYYLKGNIYFPQGRFARSRGLHEQAQYHARRGNAVSVEARALSGIGDSYYGEGRMRTAYDVFDRCLGLCEQHALTEIEASNRFMRGTARIYLNQSRDALEDALQSAELGARVGNRRAEIVSRLTAGWVLLADGQVPAARVQVETGLELARKIGAARFEPFLNESLARVLLLEGQPAAAHEAILSAWRQVEQLRLERFIGPWVVSTLATLEPDRTLRDEALQRGATLIEQGCVAHNVYRYYVNAIEARLLHDELDAARALASAFADFVSAEPCPWAAYHLELARHWAACRLRPDPSAMAALEATLAAGRAAGLGWVMPRLNLYPRQAPLLR, from the coding sequence ATGGACACCGCACAACAGCACGACTTTCGCGCGGTGCAGGACGGCCGCGTGACCCTCGACGCGCGCCGCCTCAAGGCGCTGCGCCAGCAGCGCGGGCTGAGCCAGGAAGCCCTGGCAAGACTGTGCTTCGAACAGCGCCTGTGCGTCTCGATCGCATCGATCAAGCGTGCCGAAACCAGCAAGTCCGTGCTCTACCGCACCGCCAGCCACCTCGCCCGGGTATTCGGCAGCGATATCGAGGCGCTGGTCGCGGGTCCGCAGGAGCAGCAACAGGCGAGCGCGCCGGATGCCGGCGCTGACCAGGAGGTGCGCAGCGTCGTGATCCTGGAATTGCCGTCGGCCCCGCTGCCGGAAGAAACGCTGGCCGCGATTCGCCAGCTGGTGCTGCAATTCGGTGGCAGCCTCGCGGCCCATGGCCTGGCGGTGTTCGGACTGCCGAAAGCCTACCGCAGCGATGCGCTGCGTTGCGTGCAGTGCGCCGTCGAGCTGGCGCAACTGCTGCGTGGGCGGCACGCCACGCTGCTGATCGGCAGTGGCGACTGGCCGCCCCCGGAACGCCGTCCCACGGCGGCGCTGCCGGACACGCCAGGCGACGGCGCGCTATTCGGCCCCGGTACGGTACTGGTCGAGCGCAGCCTGAGCCTGCAGTTGCGCGAACGTTTTGTTTTCGCGCCGTCGCTGGCGATGCCGGGCCACGTGCGGCTGCTGCATTCCTGCCATTCCGAACGCGTCGCGCAGTATCCGCTGATCGGACGCTACGTGGAGATCGGCCAGTTCAAGGCGGCGCTGGATAGCACGCAAACGTACCAGACGGGGCATATCTGCTACCTGCGCGGCGTGGCAGGCATCGGCAAGTCCCGGCTGATGAGCGAGTTCATCGAGATTGCCGAGCAGGGGCAGTTCGACTGCCACGTCGCTTCGGTCCTCGACTTCGGCCAGGAGGGCGATGCGGCGCCGCTGCGCATGCTGGCGCGGAACCTGTTCGCCCTGCCCCGCAGCACGGCCAATGCCGGGTTCCAGCTCGGCGAGCAGATGCGCCGGCTGCAGCTCGACGAAGCGTTGACGGTGCATTATCACGCCCTGCTCGGCCTGGCCCCGCCGCCCGATCTGGCGACGGTCTATGCGGCGATGACGCATGCGACGCGCCGCCAGTTCCAGGTCGCCGCGCTGCGGCAGCTGATCATGCGCCGGGCGATCGAGCGGCCCGTGCTGCTCGCCGTCGAGGATATACACTGGGGCAATGCCGAGCTGCTGGAAACGCTGGGAGAACTGCTGCAGGACGTGCAGGAAGCGCCGGTCATCTGGCTGCTGTCGTCGCGCTTCGAGCAGGATCCGCTGGAAAGCACGCTGCGCCCGTACCTGAATGGATCACCGCTGACGGTGTGCGACCTGCCCGCCTTGCGCAATACCGAAGCGCAGACGCTGGCGATGCAATTCGGCAGCCAGGACGCCGACTTTCACGCACAGTGCATCGCCAGCGCGCAAGGCAATCCGCTGTTCCTGACCCAGCTGCTGCAGGCGGGCCGCTCAGGCGGCGTGCCGAGCAGCCTGAAGAATCTCGTGCAGACAAAGCTCGACCAGTTGCCGGCGCCATGCCGCACGGCGTTGCGCGCCGCGTCGGCGCTCGGCCAGCGCTTTTCGCTCGACCTGCTGCGCCAGCTGACAGGTGATCCGGCATGCGACATGGACCTGCCGCTGCGCCACCATCTCGTGCGGCGCCTGGCGCGCGACGAGTACCTGTTCGTGCATGACCTGGTCATGCAGAGGATCTACGAGTCGCTGCCGGAACGCCAGCGCACCGGACTGCATGCGGCGATTGGCGCCCTGTACGCCGGTCGCGACGCCGTGCTGAGCGCCCAGCACTACCACCGGGCCCGGCATCCGGCCGCGCCCGCTGCTTTCCTGGCCGCGATCCGCGAGCAGATGGCCGCCTACCAGTATTTCCGGGCACTGGAACTGATCAGGCAGTGCCAGGAAGTGGACTATGCGGGCCGGGACGATTTCGAGCTTTGCCTGCTGTCGGGCCGCTGCCATGCAAAGATGGGTGAAACGCAGCGTGCCAAGGCATGCTTTGCCGATGCGCGCATGCTGGCCCCGGACGACCGTCGCCGCATCGCCGCCGTGATCGGCCTCGCGCAGACGCTGAACGTACTGGAGGACATGACCGCGGAAGAGGCGCTGCTCGATGAAACCATTCCGCTGGCGGTGGCGTGCGGCGACGACGCCGGCCTGGCCGAGTTGTACTACCTGAAGGGGAATATCTATTTCCCGCAGGGCCGTTTCGCCCGGAGCCGCGGCTTGCACGAGCAGGCGCAGTATCACGCACGGCGCGGCAATGCGGTCAGCGTCGAGGCGCGGGCACTGAGCGGCATTGGCGATTCGTACTACGGCGAGGGCCGCATGCGCACCGCGTACGATGTGTTCGATCGCTGCCTGGGGCTGTGCGAGCAGCATGCGCTGACCGAGATCGAGGCGTCGAACCGCTTCATGCGGGGCACCGCGCGCATCTACCTGAACCAGTCCCGCGATGCGCTGGAGGATGCATTGCAATCCGCGGAGCTCGGCGCCCGGGTCGGCAACCGGCGCGCCGAAATCGTGTCGCGCCTGACGGCCGGCTGGGTGCTGCTGGCCGACGGCCAGGTGCCGGCCGCGAGGGTGCAGGTGGAAACCGGGCTGGAACTGGCCCGCAAGATCGGCGCGGCGCGCTTCGAACCGTTCCTGAACGAGAGCCTGGCCCGCGTGCTGCTGCTGGAGGGCCAGCCGGCTGCCGCGCACGAAGCGATCCTGTCGGCTTGGCGCCAGGTCGAACAGCTGCGGCTCGAGCGCTTCATCGGCCCGTGGGTCGTCAGCACCCTGGCGACGTTGGAGCCGGATCGTACGCTGCGCGACGAGGCCTTGCAGCGCGGTGCGACGCTGATCGAGCAAGGCTGCGTGGCGCACAACGTCTATCGCTATTACGTGAACGCGATCGAAGCACGACTGCTGCACGACGAACTGGACGCCGCCCGCGCGCTGGCCAGCGCGTTCGCCGATTTCGTCAGCGCCGAGCCGTGTCCCTGGGCCGCATATCACCTCGAACTGGCCCGGCATTGGGCCGCCTGCCGGCTGCGGCCCGATCCTTCGGCCATGGCGGCGCTGGAGGCGACACTGGCTGCTGGCCGCGCCGCCGGCCTGGGCTGGGTCATGCCACGGCTGAACCTGTATCCGCGGCAGGCTCCGTTGCTTCGCTAG
- a CDS encoding LysR family transcriptional regulator: MDRYTEIRSFLLVTEKGSFAAAAVAEGVTPVVMGRRLDALERRLGVRLMHRSTRGLTLTALGEQFIEPCRQLLRDFDIAENSISAGRATVRGHLVVSAPAAFGRSHVAPHAPAFRSHHPELKMSFNLTDSVVDLVREGYDMGIRIGEVTDPNYVAVPLFPNRRVVCGTTAYFERHGIPRTPDDLVRHNCLAFNLQGGQQRGWIFQDGGKPFAVRVDGDLSCNDGELLFDWVKQGLGIGWRSTWEIQAELKRGELVTVLDEYAVPSYPIQAVYPQQRYLPAKIRHFIDHLKLVYNAPGYWEKARGS, translated from the coding sequence TTGGACCGTTACACAGAAATCCGCAGTTTTTTGCTCGTTACCGAGAAAGGCAGCTTCGCCGCTGCCGCTGTCGCCGAGGGCGTCACCCCCGTGGTGATGGGGCGCCGCCTGGACGCCCTGGAACGCCGCCTGGGCGTGCGCCTGATGCACCGCTCCACGCGGGGCCTTACCCTCACCGCGCTGGGCGAGCAGTTCATCGAACCCTGCCGCCAGCTGTTGCGCGATTTCGACATCGCCGAAAACAGCATCAGCGCCGGCCGCGCCACCGTGCGTGGCCACCTTGTCGTCTCGGCGCCGGCGGCGTTCGGCCGCTCGCACGTGGCGCCCCATGCGCCGGCCTTCCGCTCGCACCACCCGGAACTGAAGATGTCGTTCAACCTGACCGACAGCGTGGTGGACCTGGTACGCGAAGGCTACGACATGGGTATCCGCATCGGTGAAGTCACCGATCCGAACTACGTGGCCGTGCCGCTGTTCCCGAACCGCCGCGTGGTGTGCGGCACCACCGCCTACTTCGAGCGGCACGGCATTCCCCGCACGCCGGACGACCTGGTGCGGCACAACTGCCTGGCGTTCAACCTGCAGGGCGGCCAGCAGCGCGGCTGGATCTTCCAGGACGGCGGCAAGCCGTTCGCCGTGCGCGTGGATGGCGACCTGTCATGCAACGATGGCGAACTGCTGTTCGACTGGGTCAAGCAGGGCTTGGGGATCGGCTGGCGCTCGACGTGGGAAATCCAGGCCGAGCTGAAACGGGGGGAACTGGTGACGGTGCTGGACGAATACGCGGTGCCGAGCTATCCGATCCAGGCAGTGTATCCCCAGCAGCGCTACCTGCCGGCGAAGATCCGGCATTTCATCGATCACCTGAAGCTGGTGTACAACGCGCCGGGGTATTGGGAAAAGGCGCGGGGGAGCTGA
- the gcl gene encoding glyoxylate carboligase: MARMRAIDAAAAVLRKEGISTVFGVPGAAINPLYSAMKKDGGFRHVLARHVEGASHMAEGFTRAKAGNIGVCIGTSGPAGTDMITGLYSAIADSIPILCITGQAPRARLYKEDFQAVDIESIAKPVTKWAVTVREPALVPRVFQQAFHIMRSGRPGPVLIDLPFDVQMAEIEFDIDTYESLSLYKPAATRAQAEKALEMLNAAERPVIVCGGGVINADAAAKLREFAEILNVPVIPTLMGWGALPDDHPLMAGMAGLQTSHRYGNATILASDFVIGIGNRWANRHTGSVEVYTEGRKFVHIDIEPTQIGRVFGPDYGIVSDAGAALDQLINVACGLDALGALKDRSAWVAECQERKRTMLRKTHFDNEPIKPQRVYEEMNKAFGQDTCYVSTIGLSQIAAAQFLHVYKPRNWINCGQAGPLGWTISAALGVCAADPERQVVAISGDYDFQFMIEELAVGAQFNLPYLHVVVNNAYLGLIRQAQRNFDIDYCVQLAFENINAPELGVYGVDHVAVVEGLGCKAIRVREIADIQPAFAKARELMKEFRVPVVVEIMLERVTNIAMGTEINAINEFEALATEEGDAPTAVAKRNLK, translated from the coding sequence ATGGCCCGTATGAGAGCAATCGACGCAGCGGCAGCAGTACTGCGCAAGGAAGGAATTTCGACCGTATTCGGCGTGCCGGGTGCGGCGATCAACCCGCTGTATTCGGCGATGAAGAAGGATGGCGGCTTCCGCCACGTGCTGGCACGCCACGTTGAAGGCGCCTCGCACATGGCCGAGGGCTTCACCCGCGCCAAGGCCGGCAACATCGGCGTGTGCATCGGCACGTCGGGCCCGGCGGGCACCGACATGATCACCGGCCTCTATTCGGCAATCGCGGATTCGATACCTATCCTCTGCATTACCGGCCAGGCTCCCCGTGCCCGGCTGTACAAGGAAGACTTCCAGGCCGTCGACATCGAATCGATCGCCAAGCCGGTCACGAAGTGGGCGGTGACGGTACGCGAACCGGCACTGGTGCCGCGCGTGTTCCAGCAGGCCTTCCACATCATGCGTTCGGGCCGCCCCGGCCCCGTGCTGATCGACCTGCCGTTCGACGTGCAGATGGCCGAGATCGAATTCGACATCGACACCTATGAAAGCCTGTCGCTGTACAAGCCGGCGGCCACCCGTGCCCAGGCCGAGAAGGCGCTGGAAATGCTGAATGCGGCCGAACGCCCGGTGATCGTGTGCGGCGGCGGCGTGATCAACGCCGACGCGGCGGCCAAGCTGCGCGAATTCGCCGAGATCCTGAACGTGCCGGTGATCCCGACCCTGATGGGCTGGGGCGCGCTGCCGGACGACCACCCGCTGATGGCGGGCATGGCCGGCCTGCAGACGTCGCACCGCTACGGCAACGCCACGATCCTGGCTTCCGACTTCGTGATCGGCATCGGCAACCGCTGGGCCAACCGCCACACCGGCTCGGTCGAGGTGTATACGGAAGGCCGCAAGTTCGTCCACATCGATATCGAACCGACCCAGATCGGCCGCGTTTTCGGCCCGGACTACGGCATCGTGTCCGACGCCGGCGCCGCGCTGGACCAGCTGATCAACGTGGCCTGCGGCCTGGATGCGCTGGGCGCCCTGAAGGACCGTTCGGCGTGGGTGGCCGAGTGCCAGGAGCGGAAGCGCACCATGCTGCGCAAGACGCACTTCGACAACGAGCCGATCAAGCCGCAGCGCGTCTACGAAGAGATGAACAAGGCCTTCGGCCAGGACACCTGCTACGTCAGCACGATCGGCCTGTCGCAGATCGCCGCCGCCCAGTTCCTGCACGTCTACAAGCCGCGCAACTGGATCAACTGCGGCCAGGCCGGTCCGCTGGGCTGGACCATTTCCGCCGCGCTGGGCGTGTGCGCCGCCGATCCGGAACGCCAGGTCGTCGCCATCTCGGGCGACTACGACTTCCAGTTCATGATCGAGGAGCTGGCCGTCGGCGCGCAGTTCAACCTGCCGTACCTGCACGTGGTCGTGAACAACGCCTACCTCGGCCTGATCCGCCAGGCGCAGCGCAACTTCGACATCGACTACTGCGTGCAGCTGGCCTTTGAAAACATCAACGCACCGGAACTGGGCGTGTATGGCGTGGACCATGTGGCCGTCGTCGAAGGCCTGGGCTGCAAGGCGATCCGCGTTCGTGAAATCGCCGACATCCAGCCAGCCTTCGCGAAGGCCCGCGAATTGATGAAGGAATTCCGCGTGCCGGTCGTGGTCGAGATCATGCTGGAACGCGTGACGAACATCGCGATGGGCACCGAGATCAACGCCATCAACGAGTTCGAGGCGCTGGCCACCGAAGAAGGCGATGCACCGACCGCCGTCGCCAAGCGCAACCTGAAATAA
- the hyi gene encoding hydroxypyruvate isomerase codes for MPRFAANLTMLFNELPFLERFKAAADAGFKGVEYLFPYPFAKEELAAQLEQHGLTQVLHNLPAGNWEQGERGIACHPDRVEEFRQGVDRAIEYATALRCRTVNCLVGIAPAGVTEEVLRQTVVDNLAYAAAKLKEAGIRLLIEPINTYDIPGFYLSRTEQALRILDEVGSDNLFVQYDVYHAQRTEGELGATLTRHLGRIGHIQVADNPGRNEPGTGEINYGWLFRHIDKLGYDGWIGCEYKPAGDTREGLRWLQEVK; via the coding sequence ATGCCACGATTCGCAGCCAACCTGACCATGCTCTTCAACGAGCTGCCGTTCCTGGAACGCTTCAAGGCCGCGGCCGACGCCGGCTTCAAGGGTGTCGAGTACCTGTTCCCGTACCCGTTCGCCAAGGAAGAACTGGCGGCGCAGCTGGAACAGCACGGCCTGACCCAGGTGTTGCACAACCTGCCGGCCGGGAACTGGGAGCAGGGCGAGCGTGGCATCGCCTGCCACCCGGACCGCGTGGAGGAGTTCCGCCAGGGCGTGGACCGGGCCATCGAATACGCCACCGCGCTGCGCTGCCGTACGGTGAACTGCCTGGTCGGCATCGCGCCGGCCGGCGTGACCGAGGAAGTGCTGCGCCAGACGGTGGTCGACAACCTGGCCTACGCCGCCGCGAAGCTGAAGGAAGCGGGTATCCGCCTGTTGATCGAACCGATCAACACCTACGACATCCCGGGCTTCTACCTGAGCCGCACGGAACAGGCGCTGCGCATCCTCGACGAGGTGGGCTCCGACAACCTGTTCGTGCAATACGACGTGTACCACGCGCAGCGCACCGAAGGGGAGCTGGGCGCCACGCTGACGCGCCACCTGGGCCGCATCGGCCATATCCAGGTGGCCGACAACCCGGGCCGCAACGAACCGGGCACCGGCGAAATCAACTACGGCTGGCTGTTCCGCCACATCGACAAGCTTGGCTACGACGGCTGGATCGGCTGCGAATACAAGCCGGCCGGCGACACCCGCGAAGGCCTGCGCTGGCTGCAGGAAGTGAAGTAA